A region of Marnyiella aurantia DNA encodes the following proteins:
- a CDS encoding nucleoside recognition domain-containing protein, which translates to MVLSRIWSAFIIVAIVVASIKYLFFPAYGDIYNDMVVGKGGDTVQIAQQPLAGMTPSVQEALKTTDLYEEQHISYKTDSLKQSVQVYRVQATDGVIGTSETAVKICLGLIGIMTLFMGFMSIAEKAGGINLLSRMIQPFFSRLFPEVPKNHPSFGHMMLNFSANLLGLDNAATPFGLKAMESLQTLNPSAERASNAQIMFLCLHASGLTLIPVSIIAIRASMNAQNPTDIFLPCLIATFAATMAAMIIVSIKQRINLFQPVILAYIGGISAVIAALVVFLLRLNQSELAGFSKVLSNGIILLIFFAIILGGIYKKINVFDAFIEGAKEGFWTCVKIIPYLVGMLIAISMLRTSGVFEVIIDGMKWLAAAAGTDTRFVDGLPTALIKPLSGSGARGMMVDTMATFGADSFPSRLAGILQGSSDTTFYVIAVYYGAVNIRNTRYTVGAMLLADLVGIITAVILAYMFFG; encoded by the coding sequence ATGGTTTTAAGCAGAATCTGGTCGGCCTTCATTATTGTAGCCATTGTAGTAGCGAGCATAAAATACCTGTTTTTTCCGGCGTACGGTGATATTTATAACGACATGGTTGTTGGTAAGGGTGGAGACACCGTCCAGATTGCGCAGCAACCGCTTGCGGGTATGACTCCCTCGGTTCAGGAAGCACTGAAAACGACCGATCTTTACGAAGAGCAGCATATTTCCTATAAAACGGACAGCCTGAAGCAGAGTGTTCAGGTCTATCGGGTGCAGGCCACAGACGGTGTGATCGGGACTTCCGAAACGGCGGTGAAAATCTGCTTAGGACTTATTGGGATTATGACGCTGTTTATGGGCTTTATGAGTATTGCCGAAAAGGCCGGTGGCATTAACCTGCTTTCGCGTATGATCCAGCCGTTTTTTTCCAGACTGTTTCCTGAAGTTCCTAAGAACCATCCTTCATTCGGTCATATGATGCTGAATTTCAGCGCGAACCTGCTTGGACTGGATAATGCGGCCACTCCTTTTGGACTGAAAGCTATGGAAAGCCTGCAGACCTTAAACCCATCTGCCGAGCGTGCCAGTAACGCGCAGATCATGTTTCTGTGTCTTCACGCAAGTGGTTTAACGCTTATTCCGGTTTCCATAATTGCGATCCGGGCATCCATGAACGCGCAGAACCCAACCGATATATTCCTGCCCTGTCTTATTGCGACATTTGCTGCTACGATGGCTGCTATGATAATCGTATCCATCAAACAGAGAATAAATCTGTTTCAGCCTGTGATCCTTGCCTATATCGGTGGAATCTCAGCGGTGATTGCTGCGCTGGTTGTATTTCTGCTCAGACTTAACCAGTCTGAACTCGCCGGTTTCTCAAAAGTGCTGAGCAACGGGATTATCCTGCTGATATTCTTCGCCATTATCCTGGGCGGAATTTATAAAAAGATCAATGTATTTGATGCCTTTATCGAAGGAGCAAAAGAAGGCTTCTGGACCTGTGTGAAAATCATTCCTTATCTGGTGGGGATGCTCATCGCCATCTCGATGCTGAGGACGTCCGGTGTGTTTGAGGTCATCATAGACGGCATGAAATGGCTTGCTGCCGCTGCAGGTACCGATACACGGTTTGTAGATGGACTACCTACGGCACTTATCAAACCCCTTTCCGGATCAGGAGCTCGTGGAATGATGGTGGACACTATGGCTACCTTCGGCGCCGACTCCTTCCCATCGCGTTTGGCGGGAATCCTTCAGGGAAGCTCCGATACCACGTTTTATGTTATTGCGGTATACTACGGCGCTGTAAACATCAGGAACACACGGTATACGGTGGGAGCCATGCTGCTTGCGGACCTGGTGGGTATTATAACGGCAGTTATACTGGCCTATATGTTCTTTGGCTAA
- a CDS encoding GMP reductase → MRIENDIKLGFKDVMIRPKRSTLKSRAEVDLSRNFTFRNSQKNWSGVPVIAANMDTVGTFQMANALAKEGLVTAIHKHYSLQEWDHFLGTPPEGIYEHIAVSTGTGKEDEEKVKTIFQNHPRLEFLCIDVANGYSEYFVEFVQKMRHNFPAKTIIAGNVVTGEMVEELILAGADLIKVGIGPGSVCTTRIKTGVGYPQLSAIIECADAAHGLGGHIISDGGCRIPGDVAKAFGGGADFVMLGGMLAGHAESGGEIVEVDGRKFRQFYGMSSKTAMDKHSGGVAEYRASEGKTVQVPYRGAVADTVRDILGGVRSACTYVGASQLKELSKRTTFIRVAEQHNEVFGD, encoded by the coding sequence ATGAGAATTGAAAATGATATAAAACTTGGATTTAAGGATGTGATGATCCGGCCTAAGCGTTCTACACTAAAATCCCGCGCCGAAGTAGATTTATCCCGCAACTTCACCTTCAGGAATTCACAGAAAAACTGGAGTGGAGTACCGGTGATTGCAGCTAATATGGATACGGTTGGTACATTCCAGATGGCCAATGCACTGGCAAAAGAAGGTTTGGTGACTGCCATTCATAAACATTATTCGCTTCAGGAATGGGATCATTTTCTTGGCACGCCCCCAGAGGGAATTTATGAACACATTGCAGTGAGTACAGGCACAGGTAAGGAAGATGAGGAGAAGGTTAAAACCATCTTTCAAAACCATCCGCGACTTGAATTTTTGTGCATTGATGTGGCAAATGGGTATTCAGAATATTTTGTAGAATTTGTTCAGAAAATGAGACATAATTTTCCTGCTAAAACAATTATTGCGGGAAATGTGGTGACCGGTGAAATGGTGGAAGAACTGATACTCGCCGGTGCAGATCTGATTAAAGTTGGCATTGGACCCGGTTCCGTATGCACCACCAGAATAAAGACAGGTGTGGGCTATCCGCAACTTTCTGCCATTATTGAATGTGCCGACGCCGCGCACGGTTTGGGCGGTCATATTATTTCCGATGGTGGCTGCCGTATTCCTGGTGATGTTGCCAAGGCCTTCGGTGGCGGTGCCGATTTCGTGATGCTGGGAGGTATGCTGGCCGGCCATGCAGAAAGCGGGGGTGAGATTGTTGAGGTTGACGGTAGGAAGTTCCGCCAGTTTTATGGTATGAGCTCAAAAACGGCCATGGACAAACATTCCGGAGGTGTAGCCGAATACCGTGCCTCCGAAGGGAAGACAGTACAGGTGCCTTACCGTGGTGCTGTTGCCGATACCGTTAGAGATATTTTAGGCGGAGTGCGTTCTGCTTGCACTTATGTCGGGGCATCCCAGCTTAAGGAACTTTCAAAAAGAACTACTTTTATACGTGTCGCCGAACAGCATAATGAAGTTTTCGGCGACTGA
- a CDS encoding HD domain-containing protein — protein MDDILKHITDFGDTAHGEQLRKYSPDRYMVHPIRVMETMKSHTGDICVLAAALLHDVLEDTPVTAEEIRKFLNKYLNEEEADRTVDLVIELTDVYVKKNYPRLNRRTRKEKELQRLARISPDGQTIKYADIMDNAQEISEEDTDFARVYLQEVRKIILELNRGNVALRNEALRVVNQAIADQD, from the coding sequence ATGGACGATATTCTTAAGCATATTACTGATTTCGGAGATACAGCCCACGGGGAGCAACTTCGGAAATATTCACCGGACCGGTATATGGTACACCCAATCAGGGTTATGGAAACAATGAAATCCCACACCGGTGATATTTGTGTTCTCGCAGCCGCGCTACTGCATGATGTACTGGAAGATACGCCCGTGACGGCAGAAGAAATCCGGAAATTCCTAAATAAATATCTAAATGAAGAGGAGGCAGACCGAACAGTGGATCTCGTGATTGAGCTGACGGATGTTTATGTTAAAAAGAATTATCCCCGTTTGAACCGCCGGACCCGTAAAGAAAAAGAACTCCAGCGGTTAGCCCGGATATCACCTGACGGGCAGACAATAAAGTACGCCGACATAATGGATAATGCACAGGAAATTTCTGAAGAGGATACCGATTTTGCACGTGTTTATCTGCAGGAAGTCCGTAAAATAATTCTGGAACTTAACCGTGGGAATGTCGCTTTAAGGAATGAAGCACTGCGCGTGGTGAATCAGGCTATTGCTGATCAGGATTGA
- the fdhF gene encoding formate dehydrogenase subunit alpha, which produces MMENIAYINNQPFQFYPGESMLSFIRRHKGQQSIPTLCDAPNLEPFGSCRVCCVDVALEQDGKTKAMASCHSPVTGNLYIYPDSPNIINLRKNILELVLSDLPEEKRFVPAEQPSEFDLVVRKSGLQEVRYETSGKNHFLPDTSHPYMRSDLNMCINCFRCIRACDEVQGQMVLNMAGRGYDSHIIKGMDVSFMESDCVSCGACSQTCPTDAITDIFQMSETVPEKVTRTVCTYCGVGCNLNVATKGEEIISITSPYDAEANLGHTCLKGRYAFKFYNHPDRLRSPMIKRNGHFEEVSWEEAYSFIVESLKKILAHDGPDAIAGISSARTPNEENYLMQKFMRAVIGTNNIDCCARVCHSPTALGMQRAFGTGAATNSIEDLAYTDCILVIGANPTVAHPVTGARIKQRMMKGVTGIVIDPRKIELAKFAKYHLQLRPGTNVALLNMMLYYIISEELEDRDFIGTRTEGYDEMKTEILKLDIDELERITGVDKNLVREASIAYATATAAMEFHGLGVTEQLQGTFTVQLIADLAMITGNIGKKGSGVNPLRGQNNVQGAADMGCQPHQGAGYLDVTDPEINESYNLFYGRVIPAHIGYKIPEMFDAAISGKLKALWLIGEDVVQTDPNTQKVMKALDSLDLLIVQELFMTETARHATVILPGTSFLEKEGTFTNGERRIQRVQKVVQPLEGTKTDGQIIVDIMNLMGYPQPDYTADGMLQEISQIVPFFAGVKWTELGNSGKQWPVAPDGTDTKLLHTEKFNRGLGKFTFIDFKESNEVEKHGKDYPYIITTNRELEHYNCGAMTRRTGNVEILTEDVLLINPDDAAREKIMDGDFVCVESPRGKVDIKARITDEMKPGILSSTFHFPEVMLNIITSDEHCSEAMCPEYKVVSCRIRKSKGKFKKMMKAQEKY; this is translated from the coding sequence ATGATGGAAAATATTGCCTACATCAACAACCAGCCTTTTCAATTCTATCCCGGCGAATCCATGCTTTCCTTCATCAGGCGGCATAAAGGCCAGCAATCCATTCCTACACTCTGCGATGCACCTAATTTGGAGCCTTTCGGATCCTGCAGGGTTTGCTGTGTTGATGTGGCACTGGAGCAGGACGGGAAAACTAAGGCAATGGCCTCGTGCCATTCTCCGGTGACCGGAAACCTTTACATCTACCCGGACTCGCCGAATATCATTAACCTTCGGAAAAATATCCTTGAACTGGTGCTTTCTGATCTGCCGGAAGAAAAGAGGTTTGTACCAGCTGAACAACCTTCCGAATTTGACCTGGTGGTTCGCAAAAGTGGCTTACAGGAAGTCAGATATGAAACCTCAGGCAAAAATCATTTTCTTCCGGATACAAGTCATCCGTATATGCGGTCGGACCTCAATATGTGCATCAATTGCTTCCGGTGTATCCGTGCCTGCGATGAGGTACAGGGTCAAATGGTGCTGAATATGGCAGGCAGAGGTTACGATTCGCACATCATTAAAGGAATGGACGTAAGTTTTATGGAATCCGACTGTGTGAGCTGTGGGGCCTGTTCACAAACCTGTCCTACGGATGCAATCACCGATATTTTCCAGATGTCCGAAACGGTACCGGAAAAAGTAACACGAACTGTGTGCACATACTGTGGGGTAGGCTGTAACCTGAATGTAGCCACAAAAGGAGAGGAGATAATTTCAATAACAAGTCCTTATGATGCTGAAGCCAATTTGGGTCATACTTGCCTGAAGGGACGTTACGCATTTAAATTTTACAATCATCCGGACAGGCTTAGAAGTCCTATGATTAAAAGGAACGGCCATTTTGAGGAGGTTAGCTGGGAGGAGGCTTACTCATTTATTGTTGAAAGCTTAAAAAAAATACTGGCCCACGACGGACCGGATGCCATTGCAGGAATATCATCTGCTCGGACTCCTAACGAGGAGAATTATCTGATGCAGAAATTTATGCGCGCCGTGATCGGAACCAATAATATAGACTGTTGTGCCAGAGTCTGTCATTCACCTACTGCATTGGGTATGCAGCGTGCCTTTGGTACCGGAGCGGCCACCAATTCAATTGAAGACCTGGCTTACACGGATTGTATTCTTGTGATTGGAGCCAATCCTACAGTCGCACATCCCGTTACAGGTGCCAGGATTAAGCAGAGAATGATGAAGGGTGTTACTGGTATCGTGATCGATCCGCGGAAAATTGAGCTGGCCAAATTCGCAAAATATCACCTTCAGCTCAGGCCCGGAACAAACGTCGCGCTGCTCAATATGATGCTCTATTATATTATCAGTGAAGAATTGGAAGACCGGGATTTTATAGGAACCAGGACAGAGGGTTATGACGAAATGAAAACCGAAATACTGAAGCTCGACATAGATGAGTTGGAGCGTATCACCGGCGTTGATAAAAATCTGGTTCGCGAAGCCTCAATTGCCTACGCTACGGCCACGGCCGCCATGGAATTTCATGGCTTGGGTGTTACTGAGCAATTGCAGGGCACATTTACAGTGCAGCTTATTGCCGATTTGGCTATGATAACAGGTAATATTGGAAAAAAGGGCTCCGGCGTAAATCCTTTACGGGGCCAGAATAATGTACAGGGAGCTGCAGATATGGGTTGCCAGCCTCATCAGGGCGCAGGCTATCTGGATGTAACCGATCCGGAAATTAACGAAAGCTATAATCTGTTTTACGGGCGTGTAATACCTGCACATATTGGCTATAAAATTCCTGAAATGTTTGATGCTGCGATCAGCGGTAAATTAAAAGCCCTTTGGCTTATCGGCGAAGATGTGGTACAGACCGATCCGAATACCCAAAAAGTGATGAAAGCGCTGGACAGCCTGGACTTGCTCATAGTTCAGGAACTTTTCATGACTGAAACTGCCCGCCATGCTACAGTAATTCTGCCCGGAACCTCATTTCTGGAGAAAGAGGGTACATTTACGAATGGCGAGCGCCGAATCCAGCGGGTCCAAAAGGTAGTGCAGCCATTGGAAGGAACAAAGACCGACGGTCAGATCATTGTAGATATTATGAATCTCATGGGTTATCCTCAGCCAGATTATACCGCTGATGGAATGCTGCAGGAGATCTCGCAAATCGTCCCCTTCTTTGCGGGCGTAAAATGGACCGAACTGGGAAACAGCGGTAAGCAATGGCCTGTTGCGCCGGACGGTACCGACACAAAACTTTTACATACCGAAAAATTTAACCGGGGTCTCGGAAAATTTACCTTCATTGATTTTAAGGAGTCCAATGAGGTTGAAAAGCATGGTAAGGACTATCCCTATATCATCACAACCAATCGCGAACTGGAACATTATAACTGTGGCGCAATGACGAGGCGGACCGGTAATGTGGAAATTCTCACCGAAGATGTTCTGCTCATCAATCCCGATGATGCCGCCCGCGAAAAAATAATGGACGGAGATTTCGTTTGTGTTGAATCTCCGCGCGGAAAAGTAGACATCAAAGCCAGGATCACGGACGAGATGAAACCCGGTATTCTCAGTTCCACATTCCATTTCCCCGAAGTTATGCTTAATATAATCACCTCAGATGAACACTGCTCCGAAGCAATGTGTCCGGAATATAAGGTGGTAAGCTGCCGGATCCGGAAAAGCAAAGGAAAGTTTAAGAAAATGATGAAAGCGCAGGAGAAATACTGA